The DNA region TGATTTGCAAGTTTTGCCACCACATTATTGTAAGATAGATAAGTATATTCGatttttatgcaaaaattgtgtatattttgaagtatatttaatttaccgaGCTAACGACTTTATAAGaggaaagtaaattaaatatgctaAAAGTTGgggcaatatttttatattgattttatttattagaataaatagattaaaaaatatattctttttatttaccaTTCAACtggatattttctaataaagtttaatctattaataattaccaaaattttctattgtcataaaattgaaaaatacacTTATgacaagaaaattattattgatcaaaatggaaaattaaagTGGTGACAAAGACAATTCATACCagtaagttaattataattaattttcttaattttattacttaacacatgcttaaaacaaatacttgTACACCAAAAAGCTGTATCcttaaatttgacatttaatgACAACAGTAGTGAATGTCATTTATAAGTAGTACTGCAATGGACACGCCAATATGTACTCGCGACCGAAGGCGACCTCGCCTAGTAAGAAAAATGCCaacaaacataaaaagaaGCAGTCCCGAGAAgttgaaaaatgtatgtaCATGTAAAATAGATCGCAGGCATTTTGATGAACTTGTAAGGATGACAACTCCAGAACGTGCCAAAAGGTATTTTCTTAGCAGATTCTATAAATCTGCAAAATTACCTCTTAACTATTCACTGTTTCATATCCCTAGATgctaattaaaagaatattaatgatCCTCACACAAAATACAAGATAGTTTAAATGCTATTTTTTCGATATTCACGGTATTCTAAAAGTACAAATCGCAACATCAATACAAACCatccatattttcttattctcTAATCAGTACacataactaaaatttaattttatgtccaGGCAACTAAGAAAGAAACTCATTAATCAAGGGGACATGGGAAATACCTTCGGTGGTACTAGTAATGAAAGATCTGTCGATTTTGAAGACTCAATGTCCATTAAACACGAAATACCACTCCAGTTCAAACTTAGCGATACCGATAAATTGGAAAATGAACTAGCGGAATTTTATTCGTATTCCGAAATCGAAGAAATTAAAGGGAACTTGCATGTTTTCGAAGAGGAGGCGAAATTATGTATGCAGCTCAACACGTGGGCGTCCTTCACAACAGAACAAAAGAAGTCGTTCATAATGAAGTTGCAAGATGGACTCGATCTGCAAAATAGGGAGGAGCGACTccgacatttaaaaattcttttatacatTGCTCAGGGATGTTGGAATGAAGTAAAGGATGTAAACGAGCAGATGTCCTCGCAAAGGATTAATTGTATGTTGTTGTATAATGCAGGTATATTAAATGAGTTGCTTCAAATGATAAGCCTTGAATACGAAACTATAAAGAAGCAACAAGAAACTGCTAATATTAGAACAGtatttgcaattatttatacaattatcgAGATAATGAGGACAGAACGAAATTCtttaaatgaagaatatttGCAAGAAGTCAATAGATTTGTTGAAGAAATTGAGATTAATGGTGACGCaatcatatttcaattattcaatttaacattGGAACAACATAATGGTCACTTTGATGtacccattaaaaaaatattgttgttattatggaaatttatattgttataccTAGGGGGAagcgataaaattaaattggaaaaatatacaagaatGAAGGAACTAGGTTTGAACATATATGAAGATAACGAAGAGATGTTGGAGAAGTATCCGATAAACATCACATCGATGACTAAAATTCCCTGGAAATCGAAGGTATCTCAGCAAGACCTACATTGTTTTTTGGAGAAAGTAcgaaagaaatattttggtaTTGCTGCACCAGACGATGATACCACGTTGATTGGGCTACCAGATCGAGTCCTTAAAAGTGTAAACGTCCTAAAAGATCATGTTTACATCCCATTGTCCGATGAACAAGCAAAGCGtagcaattttaataagaaacatACCACCCCCGtcgatttaatatataaaaaaattatgccgTTCATTAATGATTTCATAATAGTTTTGGGAACGATATTTCAATCAGCTATTGAAGGACATTCGTCTTTAAACATGAACCTATACGTcgaaattttccaaataaattcaGCAACCTACACTCAATACAACGTAGACATAAATAGGCAtagagaaattatttttaaagccaTATCTGGTATAGTAATGTTACtattaagacattttaaattcaataacatATATCAATTCGAATATCTTTCTGTTGGGATGTTTCTAGAAAACTTCATTCGCTACATGTTGGTGTATTTGAGCTATGACCAACAGAAACAATGCGAAAACAGCGTGTGCATCAAGTCAATGGAATTTCCGTACTGCGTTCTGAACGGTCCTAATCGTCCCTCGGAAGAAACATACTCgtggaaaaatatgttttcgtGTATCAATTATTTGAAGATTATAAACAAAGTACTCAAACACAAACCGTTACGAATCAACGTGTTGACGGAGGCGATAATGACCGCCATGTATCACGTACTGaagatcaataataatttaattcaattctatacattgaaaattataaaaatggtcACGAAGTACATGAAAAAACCAAGAAGGGCGGTCAAAGTGAATGAGCTCAGCAGGATTTATCTCAGTATTCGCATCAACATTTTCGAAAACTGGCCATACGGCGCGAAACAGTTGACTACCGATCCAACTAAAGAGGAGACCGAATTAAGAGAAAAAATCCTCAAatacaacaaacaaataagCAAGGAGGTAAAAAAAGTGTATGCTGGGCCGTTTACAGATGCGTGCAATCTTCCGGAAGATTTTGAAAAGCACTATGAAGAGTGGTTGGAAAGAGAAGTGTTACAGAATCCGTTTGACTGGGATCAGTGGTTGAACAAAGAAAAGAAACACACTCTcagaatttaaatgaatatctactatttaattgttttacattatttatatattatgtaatttatacgtatatatatattttattagtatagaATGTaccatcaaaatttaaatacttgatTAATTGTTCTTAGATTACTCATGgcattctttaaataaacacaattaaGTGACTGATacttgttttaacaattatttcttttcaaattaaaaaaaatacataagtcAAAAAGCAAAACGCGTGacgtattttcttttaaatattacattatttaaaaactcaatTCATAATAAGCGCAAACGGTACCGTCAACTAAAATTTAACCAAACATAAATCTGTAGCGTTGGAACTGTTTTCAACGAGCGACTATTCAGCGGACAAACGAGCAAGTAGCGGCTTGGACTAACGAACCAACAGAGGTGACGTTGCTTCCTTTCTTGCATGGTCTACTAGTTTTTTAGAATTCCAGTGGGAAATCTACTATCGGCGTAATTAAGGCTGTAAAACGCTCATCCGAAAATCCTATCGTTCTCACTTTATTTTGATAACGATTCTTAGTAATTATGAAATTCCTAATTCATTAACTGGAGCATTTTTAACATCAGCATATTGTTGATGGAGTGTTTGTAAACACATGAGGAAGTTAAAAAGACTATATTTCCAAATGTATTATGGGTACAGCCAATTTATTACCTTAAATCGATTTGAGGTGACTGTTTTATAGTTGCAAGGGTTTTTGTTGCGTTttatcttaaacaaaaaatatctccACCATCACAGACTATTttgtattgaattaataaagtcAGTGACTgttgtaatatgtttgtaaTTAGCAGTATCTATTTTGGAGCAAGTGTGCTGCTCCCTTATTGGTTGAAAGTCTTATGTCTCATTAATGTTTTAGCTTGAaccaatgaattttttatactgtttCCTAATTTCTTGCAAAAAAAGACAACAATTTAACTTACATTAAGGGTGCATACAACATTATCTATAATATATCTGGCAAATGTTCGGATcaatttcacatttaatattcatgcAAATGTGtagttaattacaattataaataaatatggttaattgtaaaagtaattagacatttattttatgttatcaaTTGTTACATCGAACCTTacctaatttttaatgatcatcaataattttctgaaacAAGCACAAGTTGGAACGTtagttaattaactatttgaaACCCTAAAGCAGGATTGTAAAGTCGACTAATATTTCTCGTTTAAAGAGGAACAATATCGAATAGCTCACAATGGTTTATGGTAACTCgctaaatttagataaaagagctttttagattttaaataatcttatgGCACCAAATTTTCCTCTACGTATAGATCGATCGTAACGTTCGGTTAATTTTttgcaacattaaaaataaaaagtgttggcaaattaaaactaattatgttaatgattaacattaaacaagttttcaaaaaaaaacaatataaatcaaaattcatCGCCAACAAACATCCCATAGGCCGCCgaataataagaaaacatgcagaaaataaatgaattacataaattaaatatctctcCGAGTTGGAAATTACATCGccgagaaatataaaaatactctcCATCCACTCTATCCGACGAACAACCAACCCCAAGCTCAAATCAAAGAGGCCGGGCATGCGCCCCTGCTCTCTTCATTTGTTCCACTATTCGATTGTTCCACTGCACACGGGCGTACAATGTGACCGGGACCAACGCACAGTACTCTCAACtccgttaattttatttaaaactgtgCTGTTTTATTCGCTGttgaataaatgttaaattttaattatttagtcacATTTTTCACACTTAAGTTcgataatttcaaatacttCTTTTTTTACGTCCAGAAAATTCACATTAGTTTTGTGGTGAATTGTAACAGAGGAAGACTGAGAACCTCTGAAgacttttaattatcaaacaaactataaaatacatatttttatgtgtttaaaCAGTGGGCATTGTCAGCTGTATCTctgtaattactaatattattaataaaagtagttctaaaaaagattaaaaatatttacatgtttCTAAGATGGAGACTAGAGATTAATACCAATAATCTTattacaaaaatcaatttttcttactaatttactaattaatggtttt from Aethina tumida isolate Nest 87 chromosome 1, icAetTumi1.1, whole genome shotgun sequence includes:
- the LOC126264149 gene encoding striatin-interacting protein 1 homolog produces the protein MPTNIKRSSPEKLKNVCTCKIDRRHFDELVRMTTPERAKRQLRKKLINQGDMGNTFGGTSNERSVDFEDSMSIKHEIPLQFKLSDTDKLENELAEFYSYSEIEEIKGNLHVFEEEAKLCMQLNTWASFTTEQKKSFIMKLQDGLDLQNREERLRHLKILLYIAQGCWNEVKDVNEQMSSQRINCMLLYNAGILNELLQMISLEYETIKKQQETANIRTVFAIIYTIIEIMRTERNSLNEEYLQEVNRFVEEIEINGDAIIFQLFNLTLEQHNGHFDVPIKKILLLLWKFILLYLGGSDKIKLEKYTRMKELGLNIYEDNEEMLEKYPINITSMTKIPWKSKVSQQDLHCFLEKVRKKYFGIAAPDDDTTLIGLPDRVLKSVNVLKDHVYIPLSDEQAKRSNFNKKHTTPVDLIYKKIMPFINDFIIVLGTIFQSAIEGHSSLNMNLYVEIFQINSATYTQYNVDINRHREIIFKAISGIVMLLLRHFKFNNIYQFEYLSVGMFLENFIRYMLVYLSYDQQKQCENSVCIKSMEFPYCVLNGPNRPSEETYSWKNMFSCINYLKIINKVLKHKPLRINVLTEAIMTAMYHVLKINNNLIQFYTLKIIKMVTKYMKKPRRAVKVNELSRIYLSIRINIFENWPYGAKQLTTDPTKEETELREKILKYNKQISKEVKKVYAGPFTDACNLPEDFEKHYEEWLEREVLQNPFDWDQWLNKEKKHTLRI